The region TCGGCATTGATTCCGAGGCGGGTCCCACCGAGATCATGGTCCTGGCGGATGAGACGGCCGATGCCCGGCTGGTCGCAGCGGACCTGGTCAGCCAGGCCGAACATGATCCCAATGCCGGATCCGTCCTGGTCACTGCGTCGGAGCAGCTCGCCGGGAAGGTCCGGGAGGAACTGGGGCGCCAGGTCGCGGAGACCAAGCACAGCGAACGCGTGCGCACGGCTCTCTCCGGCGCCCAGTCCGGGGTGATCCTGGTTGACGGGCTGGAGCAGGGCATTGCCGTCTGCGACGCGTACGCCGCCGAGCACCTCGAAATCCAGACGGCCGACGCCGAGGCCGTGGCAGCGCGGGTCCGGAGCGCCGGTGCCATTTTCGTAGGGGACTACAGTCCCGTCAGCCTGGGCGATTACTGCGCCGGTTCCAACCACGTGCTGCCCACCGGCGGCACGGCGGCTTTTTCCTCCGGGCTGAACGTCACCACCTTCATGCGTGCCATCCAGGTGGTCAACTACAACCGCGAAGCGCTGGAGGAAGTGAGCGCCGATATCGTGGCCCTCTCGCGGGCGGAAGACCTGCCGGCCCACGGCGACGCCGTCAGCATCCGCTTCGAATAGCGCGCGGGCCAGGGTTCGGCCCGCTTCGGCTTCGGAACGGCGGCAACGAAATCCCTTGCGCGCAGACCTCGCCGGGAGACTAAAGCCGCCTAACCCGGACGCCTGCGCGCTCCGGGCCCGTGGTTTCCCTTCGGTTTGTCCTGATCCCTGCGGTTTGTGCTGATCCCTGCGCCGCGCGAAGCAGGGATTGCCACAAACCGCAGGGATTGCGACAGCCCGCGGGGTTTTCCTCAACGGGCGGGATTCGGCCCCGGCCCGGGCCCCGGCGCGCCCCCGACCCGCGCGCTTCGCAGTCCGGCACGCGGCGCCACCTACATGTTGTAATGCCGGCACTACATGTTGTGGTTACGCACTTGGTGATGCGGCAGGGCGGGCCCTATAGTGAGAGCACAATAAGGCCCCTTCGCGAAAGGACGGGATATGTACTGTCCGTTTTGCCGCAACGCTGATTCCCGCGTCGTGGACAGCCGCCTGGCCGACGACGGCTCTGCGATCCGCCGGCGCCGCCAGTGCCCGCAGTGCGGGCGCCGTTTCTCCACAGTGGAAACCACCAGCCTGAGCGTCATCAAGCGCTCCGGGGTCGGCGAGCCCTTCAGTCGCAGCAAGGTGATCAACGGCGTGCGCAAAGCCTGCCAGGGCCGGCCCGTGAGCGAAGACGACCTCGCCATGCTGGCCCAGGAAGTGGAGGAATCCATCCGGGCCAGCGGAGTAGCGGAGATCGATGCCCACGAGGTGGGGCTGGCCATCCTCACTCCGCTGCAGAAGCTGGACCAGGTGGCGTACCTGCGTTTTGCCAGCGTCTACCAGTCCTTCGACTCCCTCGAGGACTTCGAGACCGCCATCGAGAAGCTGCGGACCGAGGCCCGGGAAAATTCGGGACGAGTCCCGACCGGTGCCCAGCGCCCGCTCACCGCGCAGTAAAGGGCCCTTCGCAGCAAAAAAGAGCCCTCGCAGTAAAAAGAGCCCGCGCAGTAAATGGATCCAGGCATAGCGAAAGCGGCGGAAGGAACCCTTCCGCCGCTTTTTGGTGTAGCTGCTACTTGATGTATTTGAAGTGCATGGCTGCCTGCAGCGCAGCGCCGACAATGCCGGCGTTGTTCTTGAGGTTGGCCGTGACCATCGGAGTCCGCAGTTCGAGCATCGGCAGGAAGTCCTCGCTGCGCTTGGAGATGCCGCCGCCGATCACGAACAGGTCGGGGGAGAAGAGGAACTCAACGTGCGAGAAGTAGCGCTGCAGCCGCTGGGCGTACTCTTCCCAGCCGATCCCGTCGCGTTCCCGGGCGGAGGCGGAGGCCTTCGTTTCGGCGTCGTGCCCGTCGATTTCCAGGTGGCCGAGCTCGGCGTTGGGAACCAGCATGCCCTTGTAGATCAGGGCCGAACCGATTCCGGTGCCCAGGGTGATCACGAGGACGGTGCCGTCCACTTCACGGCCTGCACCGTAGCGGGCCTCCGCGAGTCCCGCTGCGTCGGCGTCGTTCATGACCTGCACGTCGCGGCCGAGGGCCTTGGTGAGCAGTGTGTCGACGTCGGTGTCTATCCAGCTCTTATCCACGTTTGCCGCGGAACGGGCAATGCCGTGCTGGATGATGGCCGGGAAGGTGACGCCCACCGGGACGTCCGGGCCGGGGCCGCCGGGACGGGAGGACAGCTCCTCGACGATCTGGCTCACCACTCCGGCCACGGCCTCGGGTGTAGCAGGCTGCGGGGTGGGAATGCGGAAACGATCGCCAATCAGCTTGCCCTTGGACAGGTCGACGATGCCGCCCTTGATGCCCGTGCCCCCGATATCAATTCCAATGACGGCGTCGACGTGCTTGTCGGACTTATGCTTCTTGGCCATGGTTCTCCAGTAGTAGTTCTGAGCTCGGGTCGGCGGATCAGGGAAGGGTCAGAACTTCGGCGCCGTCATCAGTGACGAGCAAGGTGTGCTCGAACTGCGCGGTGCGTTTGCGGTCCTTGGTGAGGACTGTCCAGTTGTCATCCCACATGTCCCACTCGATGGTGCCGAGAGTGAGCATAGGTTCAATCGTAAACACCATTCCCGGTTCCATCAGCCTGCTGTAGGCGGGCGCGGCGTCGTAATGCGGAATGATCAGGCCGGTGTGGAAGGCTTCGCCGACGCCGTGGCCGGTGAAGTCACGGACAACACCGTAGCCGAAACGCTTGGCGTAGGACTCGATGGTACGGCCGATGACATTGATTTCCCGGCCCGGGGCGACGGCCTTGATGGCCCGGCGCAGGGATTCCTGGGTGCGCTCCACCAGCAGCCGGGACTCGTCGTCGACGTCTCCGACGAGGAAGGTCCAGTTGGTGTCGCCGTGGACGCCGTTGATGTAGGCGGTGATATCGATGTTGATGATGTCGCCGTCCTGCAGCACCGTGGTGTCCGGAATGCCGTGGCAGATGACCTCGTTCACGGAGGAGCACAGGGACTTCGGGAATCCGCGGTAGCCCAGCGTTGAGGGGTAGGCATTGGAGTCCAGCAGGAACTGGTGGCCGATCCGGTCCAGCTCGTCGGTGGTGACGCCGGGAGCGATGTGCCGGCCGACCTCAACGATGGCCTGCGCGGCAATCCGGCTGGCGATCCGGATCTTCTCGATGGTTTCCGCGGACTTGACCTCGGACCCGGTGAACGGTGCGGGTGCTTCCCTGTCCACGTATTCGGGGCGGGGGATCGACGCCGGAACCCGGAGCCGGGGGCTCACGCTCCCCGGTGTCAGGTGTCCAGCAGGTGCAGTGGCAAGTTTCTGGGGCATACCATCGATCTTATCGCCAGCGTGCCCGACGGTGGGACGAGACGGCCGGCAGGGCAGGTCCGATCCGTGCACAAAGCACACGCACGGGATACGCAAGGCATAAGCAAGTTCCAAGGCACGTCAACAGGAGGACCCCATGGCCGATTACTGGTTCAACGTAGTGACCCACGAGGTGGAGGAGGGCCCGCAGTCGGACTGGACAAAGCTGCTGGGACCGTACCCCACCCGCGAGGAAGCCGAGCTCGCGCTGCAGAAGGTGCAGGCACGGAACAAGGCCTGGGACGCCGACGAAGACTAGGAGCTGCGCCGCCTAGGGGCTGTTTTCCCTAGGCGCTGCATCTCTTAGAAGCTAGAAGCTGTGTTCCGGGCCGGGGAAGGAACCGCTGCGTACCTCGGCGGCGTATTCCTTCGCCGCCCGGGACAGCTCGGTGCGCAGGTCCGCGAACGCCTTGACGAAACGCGGCTGCTTCCCGCCGCGCAGGCCGGCCATGTCCTGCCAGACCAGCACCTGCCCGGTGGTGGCGTTGCCGGCGCCGATCCCGATGGTCGGTACCCTCACCGCGGCGTCGACCTCCGCGGCGACGTCGGCGGGCACCATTTCCATCAACACGCAGAACGCCCCGGCCTCCGCGAGGGCGACGGCGTCCTGCACCACTGCGGCTCCCGCATCGCCGCGGCCCTGCACCTTGTAGCCGCCGAGCGCGTGCTCGGCCTGCGGAGTGAAGCCCACATGCGCCATGACCGGAATGCCTGCCGCCGTCATGGCACGGACATGGTCAACGTAATGCCGCCCGCCTTCCATCTTCACCGCATGGACCAGGCCTTCCTTCATGAGCCGCACCGAAGACTCGATGGCCTGGGCGGGGGAAACCTCATAGGAACCGAACGGAAGGTCGCAGACCACCAGCGAGTGGCTGGCTCCGGCCGTGACGGACCGGGCGAAGACGATCATCTCGTCCATGGTGATCGGCAGGGTGGTGGCGTGGCCCATCACGTTGTTCGCGGCCGAATCGCCCACCAGCAGCACCTCGATGCCGGCTTCGTCGAAAATCCCGGCGGCGTACTGGTCATAAGCGGTCAGCATGGCGAACCGGCCGCCGTTGTCCTTCAACTGCTGCAGGTGCGAGATGCGGATTTTCTTCAGCGCCGGAGCTTCAGGAACGGAGGGGTCCGCGGGATTGGCGGCGTACGGGGAGGGCTGTTCGGCACTGGTCATGCTTCGAGCCTACTAAACAACGCACCGCGGGGACCCGCCCGGCGGATTCGTTGCGGGGGATACCCGCGGGCTGCCGACCAAATCCTGCACACGTAGGTAGAGTGAAGAAGGTTTCACATGTCTCTGAGCCGTGTAGAGGAAAGAAGGTAAGGATGAACCGCCAGCAGGAATTCGTTCTGCGCACCATCGAGGAGCGCGATGTCCGGTTTGTGCGGTTGTGGTTTACCGACGTCGTCGGCCAGCTGAAGTCCGTGGCGCTGGCGCCGGCGGAAGTGGAAGGCGCCTTCGAGGAAGGCCTGGGCTTTGACGGTTCCTCGGTCGAGGGCCTGGCCCGGATCTTCGAGTCGGACCTGCTGGCCCAGCCCGACCCCTCCACCTTCCAGATCCTGCCATGGCGCGGCGACGAGGAGCAGACCTCGCGGATGTTCTGCGACATCCTCACCCCGGACGGCCAGCCCTCGGCTGCCGACCCGCGGAACGTGCTCAAGCGCCAGCTGGCGAAGGCCGCGGACATGGGCTTCACCTGCTACACCCACCCCGAGATCGAGTTCTACCTGCTGAAGTCCGATGAACTCGGCGAAGACGGCCAGCCCGTTCC is a window of Arthrobacter sp. zg-Y1171 DNA encoding:
- the nrdR gene encoding transcriptional regulator NrdR; protein product: MYCPFCRNADSRVVDSRLADDGSAIRRRRQCPQCGRRFSTVETTSLSVIKRSGVGEPFSRSKVINGVRKACQGRPVSEDDLAMLAQEVEESIRASGVAEIDAHEVGLAILTPLQKLDQVAYLRFASVYQSFDSLEDFETAIEKLRTEARENSGRVPTGAQRPLTAQ
- the ppgK gene encoding polyphosphate--glucose phosphotransferase, with protein sequence MAKKHKSDKHVDAVIGIDIGGTGIKGGIVDLSKGKLIGDRFRIPTPQPATPEAVAGVVSQIVEELSSRPGGPGPDVPVGVTFPAIIQHGIARSAANVDKSWIDTDVDTLLTKALGRDVQVMNDADAAGLAEARYGAGREVDGTVLVITLGTGIGSALIYKGMLVPNAELGHLEIDGHDAETKASASARERDGIGWEEYAQRLQRYFSHVEFLFSPDLFVIGGGISKRSEDFLPMLELRTPMVTANLKNNAGIVGAALQAAMHFKYIK
- the map gene encoding type I methionyl aminopeptidase, which produces MPQKLATAPAGHLTPGSVSPRLRVPASIPRPEYVDREAPAPFTGSEVKSAETIEKIRIASRIAAQAIVEVGRHIAPGVTTDELDRIGHQFLLDSNAYPSTLGYRGFPKSLCSSVNEVICHGIPDTTVLQDGDIINIDITAYINGVHGDTNWTFLVGDVDDESRLLVERTQESLRRAIKAVAPGREINVIGRTIESYAKRFGYGVVRDFTGHGVGEAFHTGLIIPHYDAAPAYSRLMEPGMVFTIEPMLTLGTIEWDMWDDNWTVLTKDRKRTAQFEHTLLVTDDGAEVLTLP
- a CDS encoding SPOR domain-containing protein, with product MADYWFNVVTHEVEEGPQSDWTKLLGPYPTREEAELALQKVQARNKAWDADED
- the panB gene encoding 3-methyl-2-oxobutanoate hydroxymethyltransferase, yielding MTSAEQPSPYAANPADPSVPEAPALKKIRISHLQQLKDNGGRFAMLTAYDQYAAGIFDEAGIEVLLVGDSAANNVMGHATTLPITMDEMIVFARSVTAGASHSLVVCDLPFGSYEVSPAQAIESSVRLMKEGLVHAVKMEGGRHYVDHVRAMTAAGIPVMAHVGFTPQAEHALGGYKVQGRGDAGAAVVQDAVALAEAGAFCVLMEMVPADVAAEVDAAVRVPTIGIGAGNATTGQVLVWQDMAGLRGGKQPRFVKAFADLRTELSRAAKEYAAEVRSGSFPGPEHSF